From the Methanomassiliicoccales archaeon genome, the window CTCCCTCGCTCTTGATCAAAGGAGTTCCTGCCTCCACCCAATCCGCCCCTCCCTCCACGGCCTCGCGACCGATCTCCAAAGCCCTCTTGAGATGCATCATGTCCAGGGCCACCTGCAGCACCGCGCTCATCCCTCAGCACTAGGGAATAGAATCGATAAAGCTTTTCGCGTTACGCAAGCTAAATATTCCAGCTGGGGGATAACCAGACTCATGCCTAGGAGGGCCGAGCGAGGCCGCTGTGCCACGGGCATCGAGGGCCTGGACAACATCTTGGGAGGGGGAATACCCTGCTCCAGCGTAGTTCTGGTGGGAGGAGGTTGCGGCACGGGGAAGACCACCCTGGGCCTGGAATTCCTCATAAGAGGTGTGATGTCGGGGGAACCAGGCCTGTTGGTGACCACTGTGGAGAGCCCGGAGAAGCTGCTCTCCAATGCGCCACGATTCATATTCTTCCAGGACTCGATGCTGGCCAAGGGGAAGTTGGGGATTGTGACGTGGCAGGAGATAATATCCTCTTGCGGCTTGTCAGGCTCGGACCTGGACGAGGCCGCCATTAAGAAGATCTCGTCCTCTCTGGCAAAGCAGGTCTCCGCCAACAAGGCCAAGAGATTGGTGATCGATACCATCGACACTCCTCTTGCAGAAATAAGCGACGAGGCCTTGGGCACCATGCTCCTGGTGGAATTGAGCGATATGATGTATAGGAGCGATTGCACTGCCATGCTTATTTCCAGCGCTGAGAAGTGCGAAAGGATCGAGGGCCGGGTGGCCGATGGGATAATACTGATGGGCAACTTGGAGAGGAGAGGTGATCTTCTTAGGACCATGCAGGTGGTGAAGATGAAGGGCACGGCCCATTCCCGCTCGAAGTACGTGGTCGATCTGACCGAGGCGGGGGTGCTGGTCACGCCATTGCTGAAGGGGGCGCCTTAGATGAGCGAGGGATTGCATCTTGACGTGGCCAGCAAGCTGGAGGGATTGAGCCCGGCCACTGCGGTGGCGCTCGAGATAAAGCTCGACTCGTACTTCGATGTGGTGCGGGGCATCATCGACGAGTTCGCCGCCAAGAAAGGGATGCCGTGCGTATACATCACCGCTTCCGTCCCCGCCTCCACTTTGAACTCTGCGTTACAAGCTTTGGAGGTGAACACTTCCGATCTATGCTTCGTGGACTGCATCTCCCACACCTTGATGGCCCCGGCCGAGAAGGTCGCATGCACGGCGCTGGTGGAGAGCCCCACCATGCTGGAGAACATCGTGCTGAAGGTGGAGTATTTCGCCCGGCTGAAACAAGGAAGGAGAATGGTGGTGGTGCTGGATTCGGTGAACTCATTCTCTTTGCATAATGACGTCAAGTTCCTCGCCGAGTTCCTGACTGTATTGGTAAACTCTCTGAAGGCGCGTGAGGCCTACGCCATCCTTCTCTCCATCCCGGAGCAGATGAGGCCGGAGGCGAAGGAGGCCTTGGCCATGGTTAGCGATGTCATCATACCTTTGTGATTAGTGTCTAGCCAAGGCAAAACCCTCGGTCAAAGTATGATAGGACTTTATGGTACGTCGTCCTCTCGCTATCATTTGCGATTCCCGGTGAGCATATTTGAGAAATATGACGGGCCAGGCGCACTTTCAAAATTGATTATGGAATAGATATATTTATAACGGGCTTGAAGAGAATATCTACCAAAGGTAGGGGAATCCTACCTAGGAGGACAGAACCATGAAGAAGATATGGAGCATGAGGAAGAAGGACGGTGTCTCACCTGTCATCGCTACCATCTTGATGGTCGCGATCACCGTGGTGCTAGCAGCCGTGTTGTATGTGATGGTCATGGGATTTGGTGGTGGCCAGAGCGGACAGACGCCAACAATTACGATGACGTATCAAAGAAGCGCCCCAGGTGATTATAATTTTACAGTGGCTGGTGTAACAAAAAATGACGTTAGATGGTCAGATATTGACGTAATAATTTCTCCTCTTTCTGGAACTATTACTAAGCCATCGGCCACTTTCGTCGGGGCAGGTGATATATTATCAATTCAAAACCTACAAACCGGCAATACGTATGTGATAACATTGAAATATACACCAACAGGAAATGCTTGCTATCAAGTATCCTTGACGGCGACGCCGTAATTGATTTTTAGGGGTTAAATACCCCTTAATTTATTTACTTCAATTTTTTTACATGAATATAATCACAATGAAATCAAGAAATTTACAAGTTGATGTGGAAGTTATAAAGGCGCTCAAGGCAAACCCTCTTACAATAAATGACTTAGTCACAATAGTTGAAGTCACTCTTGGAAAGCAATGTCCCGATGATATTGCAAGAATTCTAGTGAAAATGAAAAAAGAAGGTCTAATAAAAAGTGAATTTGATGAAACTACAAAAAAAATCATATGGAAATTACAAGAAGATATAAAAATGGAAAAATAACCACTCAGCTCGCCCGTCTGTCATCATGAATCAGAGCTGGGTTTATCATCACGGTGGCTTCAACCCTTATTGTAGCGCTATAAAAAATCTTTTGTGATTATTACTAAAAGATATTCTTTGAATAAATTAATAGCATGTCCTTGAATATGGGCGAGATGAAAAACAAACCGGAGCTTAATAGAAAAAAATCGCAACGGAGTAAGAAGATCAGAATTTTTATTTATGTAATCATAATAATAATTGGTGCGATTTTGCTTCTTCCTGAAGGATGGTATCTATGGGTATTGATACTAGCCGTTGCGCTTTTCAGAATATACTCGATCGCATACCCTCGTACCGCATTTAAATGTAATAAATGCGGCCAGGTTTTCATGATGAGGGGTAAGAAAGGGTATAACAGCATAAAGATGGCTTTCAAGGTAAGACCTGAAGATCTCTATAAAGCCGATGAGATAAAATGTCCAAATTGCGGTTCTACCAATTATCAAAAAATCAAGCATAAACTCGATAAATAATCGAATGAAAGATGTATTTATAAATATTATATTTATTAATATATATGAATTTATAATTTGGTCAATTGTAAAATTAAAAACTTTGATAGAATCCGTCAGCCAGGAATTATATTAACGGTATTTCCATTGTCCTTTTCTAATTTTTATGCTGATTGACTTTTCGATTCATTGAAGCTCATTACTCAATCACTACTGAATCATTCGATGGCTTCAGCGCTTTAGACTTCTTGTGAGCGGCGAGGGCTATCACCTTTGTCGAAGCGATCCTGTCCGTGAACCTCTGCCTCGGGTCCCCCACCATCGCCAGTCCTGCCAAGGCGTCAAAGGGTAGGAATATGTACCAGAAGAACTTGGGCACCGATCTTATGCTGGCGTGCACTAGACTATGGCTATGTCCCTCCGTCACCACAGCGAGGCCCATAAGCTTCTTCCCCCACGTCTGTCCGAATATGCCCTCCAGCAGTGTGCTGTAAAGGAAGAGGCCTAGACCAGAGAGCACCCCCGCCAATATGACATCCGAGCTATCCTTTACCATGAACGCCAAGGATATGGGGGCAGCTACAATGGCAAGATCTATGAGTAACGCTGTCGTGCGCTTGAACCAATGTATCTGGAGCTCCCTGCTTCCGCTCAGCAGGTCGAAACCGGTTTGCATCCCATCATCCATGGTTTGTATTGTGAGTATAACTTATTAAGCATTGTGCTTTACAAACCTGATTAAAAAGAGAACAAAACAATCAAGCCTCCAAGCTCGTTTCTCAACTTGCCAATGAGTCTTGATGTAGCTAGAGCGAAAATCCTTGTCTACGACGAGGGCCAATGCGACCCCAAGAAATGCACCGCCAGGAAGATGATGAGATTAGGACTGGCAAAAAAGATAACTTCATTGGGCCAGGCACCTCATGGAGTGGTGGTGCTGGATCCTTCGGCAGAGAAAGCATTGTCCGTCGAGGACCGCGAAGCTGCCTTGGCACATGGCATTCTGGTCATGGACCTATCTTGGAACAAAATAGAATCTTTCCCTAAATTGCACATCAGATCTCGGCCTAGAGCTCTTCCCTATCTCCTCGCCGCCAATCCGGTGAACTGGGGAAAGCCCATGAGGTTGTCCAGCGTGGAGGCGGTCGCAGCCGCACTCTATATCATCGGATTGAGGGATCAAGCTCGTGAGCTGCTATCCAACTTCTCCTTCGGAGAACAGTTCCTCCTCCTGAACCAAGAGCCTTTGGAGAGATACTCTAGTGCGAATACCAGCGAGGAGGTCGTAAAGATTCAAACAGAATATCTGCAAGTCTAAATCCGATACCCTTCTAAAATCTTAGAGAAGTATCCTGAACCTTGGAGTTAGTGTCCCATGGCACACTTAAATAGAAATATAAAAAGTAAGGTTGGCGTGATGTAATAGAAGGAAGAATATCGAGAGTAGGCACATAATGTTATTAATTAGAAAGCATAGTGGTAAAGGCTCTTTCAAATGCAGGGCAGAGGGTGAAGCTTCTGGCAAGCGACTACAGTGATGAGGACCTCATCGCCAGATGGGAGGACTTCTTCGAGACCAGTGACTACAGGGTCAAGATAATGGAGGTGGCGGCGCACTACCCCGAGCAGCGCAGCGTCTACGTGGAGTACGCCAAACTGGACCTCTTCGACCCAGACATGGCTGAGCACCTATTACAGTATCCCGTGAAGGTCCTATCCCTCTCCAAGCAGGCCATTCGCAAGCTCTTGCCTCCCGGCCGCGAGAACGTGGATATACACCTGCGCGTCACTCAACTTCCCCGGGACAGCAAGGTGGAGATACGAAAGATACGCTCTGAGCACCTGGGAAAGCTCATCGCTGTGGAGGGATTGGTACGCAAGGCCACCGAGGTGAGGCCGAAGATAGTGGACGCTCTCTTCCAGTGCGCCCGCTGCGGCATGATCATAAAGGAGCCGCAGGAGGGCATGTACTTCAAGGAGCCCATGGAATGCTACAAGGAGCAGAACGGCTGTGGGAGGACCGCCTCCAGCACCAAGTTCAAGCTGCTGAGCGAGGAGTCGCGCTACGTGGACACGCAAAAGGTCGAGATCCAGGAGAACCCGGAAGGCCTTAGAGGGGGAGCGCAGCCGGAGCGCCTCACGGGCTTCTTGGAAGAGGATCTCGCGGGCACCGTAGCACCAGGGGACAGATTGGTGCTGAACGGCATACTGAGGTCGGTGCAGAAGGGCGCGGTGCAGAAGTACACTCTTTTCGATATAAATTTAGACGTGCTCAGCGTGGAGCTCAAGACTCAAGAGTACGAGGAGGTCAGCTTGACAGAGGAGGACGAGGTGGAGATTCTGCGCCAAGCCAAGGATCCCGCCCTGTTCAAGAAGATAGTGTCCTCTATCTCCCCGACCATCTACGGCTATGAGAGGGAGAAGGAGGCGATAGCCCTGCAGCTCTTCGGCGGGGTGCACAAAACCTTGGACGACGGCACGAAGATAAGGGGGGACATACACATCCTCCTGGTAGGCGATCCAGGAGTGGCCAAGTGCGTCACCGGCGACACCCAAGTCTGGCTGGCGGACCAAACCTTCCGCAGCATTAAGGATATCGTGGAGGAAGCGGTGGCCAAAGGCCCAGTGGAGAAAGTGGACGATGGCGTCTGGGCTCCCTTGGACCTCATGGTCCTGACATTTTCCAATCGCGGGGCGATCGACTTCGGCAGGGCTGTGAGGGCATGGAAGAGGACCGCTCCTCCTAAGTTATTGAGATTCACTACCAAGGGCGGAAGGACGCTGACCGTGACGCCCACGCATCCTCTCTTCGTGCAGAACGGCCCTTGGATACAATTCCGTCCTGCCCACCTCATCTTCGTGAACCAATACGTGGCCGTAGCCACCTGCCCGGGCAAGACCGGATACGATGAGACCTGTGGCTACCAAAGGGGCCTGGACTGGGATCAGGTGGTGAGCAAGGAAGAGGTCGAGCCGCAGGAGGGATTCGTGTACGATCTCGAGGTGGAGGGGACGCACAACTTCGTCACCAACGGCATAATCTCTCACAATAGCCAGATCCTGAGGTACATGTCAGATTTGGCCCCCAGGGGCATATATGCCTCGGGCAAGTCCTCCTCTGCCGCTGGTCTCTGCGTGCATCCTGACACCATCATCTATGTAGACGGTAGGCCGACTAGGATTGGCGAATTCGTGGAGGCTCGTCTCTCCTCTCCCAAGGAAGTCAAGCCGGGAGTGTGGACTCAGGAGAGCGATGGGGCCTTGGTGGATTCTGTCTGGAAGGGTGAAAATCGCCCCCGCCGTCTGAAGGCGGTGTGGCGCATTTCCACGCCGGCCAGATTGATTGAGTTGATAGTGGAGGAGGGCAAGAACATCATCCTCACCCCAGAGACAAGGGTGAATGCCAGGAGATTTGGCATGGCGGGGGGGTTCTCCCGGTGCATGGATCTGCAACCAGGGGACGAGGTGCTGATGCGAAAGGGCGGAAGACTTGAATGGGTGAGGATAAAGGGCGTGATAGAGCACGCGGAGGATCTGCCGCCATATGTATATGATCTAACGGTGGAGGAGAGCCATACCTTCGTGGCCAACGACTTCGTGGTGCATAACACCGCCGCCGCCGTCAAGGACGATTTCGGTGAAGGGAGATGGACTCTGGAGGCGGGGGCGCTGGTCCTGGCCGACCAGGGCCTGGCGGCCATAGACGAATTGGACAAGATGTCCGACCAGGACCGGAGCTCCATGCATGAGGCCATGGAGAGCCAGAGCGTCTCGGTGGCCAAGGCGGGCATAACCGCCCGCCTGCAGTGCCGCTGCTCCATCCTGGGAGCGGCTAACCCTAAATACGGAAGATTCGAGGAGTCCCAGTTCATCGCTGACCAGATCGACCTTCCGCCCGCGCTCATGTCCCGCTTCGACCTCATCTTCGCCATGACCGACAAGCCCGACTCGGAGAAGGATGCGCGCATCACCAGGCACATACTCAACGTGCACCGTAGAGGTGAGATATTGAAGAACGAGGACCTTTCCTCCATCCCTGGCGTGGACATAGAAGCCATGATGCAGGAGACCAGCTCCTTGGAGCCGGTCTTCTCCAAGGAATTCCTCAGGAAATATGTGGCGTATTCCAAGCGCATCACCCCTATACTTTCGGACGAGGCGGTGAAGCTCATAACTGAGAATTACCTCAACATCAGGCGCATGGGTGAGGGGGAGAACAAATCGGTCCCGATAACCGCCAGGCAGCTTGAGGCCTACGTGCGCCTGGCCGAGGCCAGCGCCAGAGCTCGCCTCAGCCGCGTGGTGACTGCCGAGGATGCCAGGCGTGCGGTGAGCATAGTGGAATATTATCTGCGTAAGATTGCGGGTGAGGCGGGTAGGCTGGACATTGACATCATCGCCACGGGCACCTCACGTTCGCAGCGTGAGCAGATCGTCACCCTACGCTCCCTCATCCAGGAGAACGCCGAACGGGACAAGGGCATCTCCATCGAGAATCTGATTCAATTGGCGGAGGCGGAAGGCATACCTGAGGAGAGGGTGCGCATGCTGCTCAAGCGCCTGCATGACAACGGCGAGGTGTACTCCCCCATCAGCGGCTATTACAAGCTTTCCTCGGAGGGCAGAGAATGATCACTTTGAAGGTGTATAGGAAGAAGGGCGAGACGGTCCTGGCCGCCTGCGACAAAGAGCTCTTGGGCAAGAGCTTTCGCGAGGGGGAGCTGAAGTTGGAGGTGCATGCCGCCTTCTACGAGGGAGAGGATGCGGACGAAGAGATGCTGGTGAACCGATTGATGAATGCCAGCATAGCGAACCTGGTGGGCGAGAGGACCATAGGCATCGCCGTGCGGCATAAGATGGTGCACGAGGAATGCGTCATACGCATACAAGGAGTGCCTCATGTGCAGATGGTGAGGATGTGAGCTTCTGCGTGCTCTGCGGTAAGGAAGGGCGCACGTACGCTTCGCTGTGCGCGGATTGCTTCTTGGCCAACAATCGCTTCACCCGCCTGCCTGACCATGTGGACCTGTTCCAATGCCATCACTGCCAGGAGTTCCAGCTTCATGGAAAGTGGCAGCGTCGGGGACTGGAAGAAGCCGTCAAGGAAGCGGCACGCGATGCATTGGAGATAGTCAAGCCTGTGGACTTGGTCAAAGTGCGCAGCGAGGTGCAGCAGGCCGATGTGCGCAACTATCATGTTCACATGCACACCAGCATGACCTATCAGGACCTGAAGGTGGAAGAGGACAATCACACTATAGTGCGCCTCAAGGGTGCGGTTTGCCCTCGCTGCTCGAAGATAATGGGGTCCTATTACGAGAGCATAATCCAAGTGCGGGGAAGGGAGCGCAGGCTGACGGAAGCGCAGCAGGAGAGGATATTGAGCTCGCTGCGCTCAAAGGTCGAAGAGGCACAGGCGGAGAACCGCGAGCTGTTCATCACCAAGCTGGAGCAAGTCCCTGGAGGCTTCGATGCCTTCCTCTCCTCCATCTCCTTGGCCAAGGCCATCGCGCATGAGCTAGCGGACAAATACGGAGCTGAATTGAAGGAGTCCTCCACCTTGGTCACGCAGAAGGAGGGCAGGGACGTTTACCGCGTGACCTATTTGGTCAGGTTACCTTCCTATCTGCGGGGAGAGGTCATACTTCATGAGGGCCGTCCTCACCTGGTAGTATCGATCGCCTCTTCCAGGACCAAGCTCCAGGACCTCAGGACGCACGAGACGGTGCTGATGAGCAACGCGGAGCTGAGGGAGGCTAAGGTGGTGGCCAAGCGTCAGGATATTATGGAAGCCGTGGTGCTGAGCGAGACGAGGAGAGAACTCCAGATCATGCACCCTGTCAGCTTCGCTACCGTGGAGCTGAGGAGGCCTCAAGGCTTCGAGGTCAAGGGGGGCTCGGTGAGGGTCATGATATTCGAGGAGGAGCTATACCTCCTTCCTTAGGTCCTGTTTTTGAGCATTTCCATGAAATATGTGCAAGCCCTCTCTACCTCCTCCTTCCTTCCCTTTATCACCACCGTGTTCCCCCCCTCTTGCCTCCAATTCTCCCGAGGCAGGGAGGAGAGGCGCACCTCGAATTGCTTCGCGATAAGCTGGAAGATCGGCTCCAAAGAGGTCTCGCCCAGCATGACGCGCACCTCCTTCTCGAAGATACCTTCATCATTCAGAATTGGGAGCACGTAGAGATGGAACATAGACCTCATCTCCTTAGGGAAGCCGGGGAGGCAGATGATCATAGTGCCGCCGACTTTAGCTCGAATCCCGCAGGCCATTCCTACTGGGTTTCGCAGCGCCTCCATGCCCTCTGGCACCATGGCCATCAACGTGGTTGGCGAATCCGCGCTCAGCTCCTCGCCATGGCGGGTGTGATAGGCTTCTCTTAGCCAGCTGAGCGCATCCTCATTGACGCTCAGCTTCCTCTTTAAGAAGGAGGCTAGGGCGTGCCGGGTGACATCGTCGATGGTAGGGCCTAAACCACCTGCGATCAATATCAGATCTGGCCTCCGCTCAATGGCAGAGGACAATTCCTCGGCTATGGCGCCTATATCATCCATAAGGATAGTGACCCTGGTTATCAGGGAGCCTCTGCTCCTTATGGCTTGCATCAGCTCCGCCGGGTAGGGATCGAGCTGCCCGGTGAGAAGCTCATCCCCCACCAGCATCAGCTCGACCTTCATCCTAACCGATCATCTCCCGGCGCTTGAAGAGCATCAATCCCGCAGCGTTGCAGGCTATGATGTAAGCGATCATCACCAAAGCGCTGGAGGTCACGCTGGGATAGAAGAAATAGATGTTGAAGGGCAGACCGAGGGACTCGTTAGCATACTGCACATAGCTCTGAGGGTAGGGGGTCATGAAGACCGCATCTATGGCCCCCGATTGATAGGTGATGGAAGGAACAGGCTCCACCCCTCCCAAGGTGCCTACCAGGTCGAACAGGGGTAGGATCATGAAGAGCAGGAAGAAGGTGAGCACCAGCGCCCCCGTGCTCCCCTTCAAGATAGAGCTGACCAGGAATCCTATGGAAGAGGCAGCCAAGGCGAAAAGCACGGCCAAGGCATACGACCAGATGGCTAGCACGGAAACCCCGCCAGTCACGATGGCGCCGGAGACGATGGCCACCCAATACCACACGCTCACGATGAGGAATACTATCAGGGCGGTGGACGCGAACTTGCCCAGATATATGGTGGAGCGACGCGCCGGATTGGGGAAGAGAAGGTAGCCAGTCCGACTCTGGAACTCGGAGCATATGGCGTCACCGGCGAACATGGTGGCCCCGAGTATTATGAGGATGTTCGTGAAGGTGAAGGCCAGGACATCATGCACGAACTCCGCTGGATCATCGGAATAAGGCCGGCCCAGCAAAGCGGGGAGAGAGAGCATTATGGCCAACAGGAAAACTTCGATCACCAAGATGGCGATCAGCCTGCGACTGCGTAGGTGCTTGAAAACCTCGTACCTGGCCACGGTCAGCATTTGCCTCAGGTCGGAGGGGACCTGCCTATGCGCGTTGATAGCCATTAATATCACCTCGAGCTCTTTATCAGGCTCATGTAAAGATTCTCCAAAGCCACGCCTGATTCTTTGAACGAAACTACCCTGTATCCCAGCTCCTGAAGTTTGAGCAGTAACTGCGCCTGCTTCTCGTCATCGCCTACGAAATCGATGTAGAACTGCCTCTCATCCACGATGTTGAGCATCTGCACCCCCTCATACGACCTCAACTGGTCCATGGCCTCGGGGATGATATTGTTGGCGATGCGGACCTCTAGCTTCTTGGAGTGTATGCGTGAGAGCAGTTCCTCCACCTTATCGTATGCCAAGAGACGGCCGTGGTCTATCATGGCCACCTCTGTGCACACCTCTTGGACTTCGTTCAGAAGATGAGAGGACATGAAGACGGTGTAGTTCTGTCTCTTGAGGTCCTTGAGAATATCCCTCACTTCCACCATCCCTCTAGGGTCAAGGCCAGAAGTGGGCTCATCCAGGATGATGACGCTGGGCTCATGCAGCAGGGCCTGGGCCAGGGCCACTCTCTGCTTCATTCCTTTGGAGAACTTGCCGATGCGGGTATGGGCCCACTCCGTCATCTTCACCGTCTCCAACACCTCTTGGCTGCGGCGCTTGACCTCTTGCTTGGTCATGCCTCTGAGCTGGCCCAAATATTCCAAGGTCTCGTTGGGAGTGAGGAAAGGATAGAACTCTGGCGTTTCCACCACCGCCCCTACTCCCGCCAATGCCTGCTTGGCATCCGAGGCCACGTCCACGCCATTTAGATAAGCTTTGCCAGAGGTGACGCTTAGCAGGTTGGTCAACATCTTTATGGTGGTGGTCTTGCCCGCGCCATTTGGTCCCAGGAAGCCCACGAAGGAATTGGCCTTGACCACCAGGTCGAGGTTGTCCACGGCGCGAAAGCCCTTGCCATAAATCTTGGTAAGTCCCTGGAGCACGATCGGTTCGCTCATCTCACATCCCCACGCAACGAGGCGGTTACGCTTCCGCACTTAAAATTAGTTTCCCCTAAGGTCGTTCGCAAAGAGGCAAGGCATTCATACATAGATGGCAATATGGGAGTCAGGGAGCAGATGAGGTCGATTAAGCTGCTGGAGGAAGTCACGGTCAGACTGTTGCGCATGGCCGCCACCGGCCTTCCGGAAGATGTGCTGGAAGCGCTCAGGCGTGCGGAGAAGGAGGAGACCACGGAGGTGGCGAGAACACAGCTCAGGGCCATACTATCCAATATCGATTCCGCGGACCGCTTGATGCTCCCTTTGTGCCAGGACACAGGCATTCCAATATTCTTCGTCAGGGGCGCTTGCCTACCGCACTTGGAGGAAGGCATAAGAAGAGGGGTTTCGAGGGCCACTTCTGAAGTACCACTTCGTCCCAACGTCGTTCATCCCCTGACGCGTCATAATCCGGGTGATAACTTAGGTAAGGGCATGCCCCTGGTGCATTTCGAGCCAGCCGATGTCGACTACACGGAGATCACCGTCCTACCCAAGGGAGCGGGCTCGGAGAACATGAGCTCCCTGGCCATGCTCACCCCCTCCCAAGGCTTGAGGGGCATAAAGGAATTCGTCTTGGATACGGTCATCAGG encodes:
- a CDS encoding fumarate hydratase, encoding MGVREQMRSIKLLEEVTVRLLRMAATGLPEDVLEALRRAEKEETTEVARTQLRAILSNIDSADRLMLPLCQDTGIPIFFVRGACLPHLEEGIRRGVSRATSEVPLRPNVVHPLTRHNPGDNLGKGMPLVHFEPADVDYTEITVLPKGAGSENMSSLAMLTPSQGLRGIKEFVLDTVIRAGGNPCPPTIVGLGIGGSADQAAYLSKKALLRPLDRENPEASLAALEKELHHALNATGIGPMGLGGKTTVLGVRAEMSHCHTASLPVAVNLQCWAARRATARIMKDGNVAYSKEGFD